The following coding sequences are from one bacterium SCSIO 12741 window:
- a CDS encoding RNA-binding S4 domain-containing protein, whose protein sequence is MKENRQQKGRGGSGKRDGKSRPSDSRSGGSFNRGRNSGGNRRTASWSDRKEGEGRNEGRRESYGSNSDRKGGFGNRSRSFGDRDSKRFSGNRSWSDRRDDEGRNEDRRDSNRSDSDRKGGFGNRSRSFGDRDSKRFSGNRSWSDRRDGEGRNEDRRDSNRSDSDRKGGFGNRSRSFGDRDSNRFSNKRPWSDRGEGEGRNDDRRDFNRSDSDRRGGYGNRSRSFGDRDSNRSHSDRKGGFGNRSRSFGDRDSKRYDDRRGGRSFEGGRDSRWKKGDADGGKLSWSRNAEVSGDTEAEEVRLNRFIASSGICSRREADKLIEQGLITINGEVVTQLGTKVKRGDEVRYGGEKLQFERFVYLILNKPKDYITTSDDPGGRKKVTDLIGKSVQERIYPVGRLDRQTTGLLMFTNDGELAKRLTHPKHGVKKVYHVVTDTPVTKQHMDELQAGIELEDGTVQFDQVAYVGDGQNKKEIGVELHSGKNRVVRRMFAALGYDVVKLDRVAFAGLTKKKIARGKWRFLTQKEINSLKMIS, encoded by the coding sequence ATGAAAGAAAATCGGCAGCAGAAAGGTAGAGGCGGATCTGGAAAACGCGATGGCAAATCCCGGCCATCTGACTCTCGTTCAGGGGGATCATTCAATCGGGGTAGAAATTCAGGAGGCAATCGACGTACAGCTTCCTGGTCCGACCGTAAGGAAGGTGAAGGCAGGAATGAAGGACGTAGAGAGTCCTACGGATCCAATTCTGACCGCAAAGGTGGATTTGGCAACCGTTCCCGCTCTTTCGGTGACCGTGATTCAAAGCGATTTTCAGGCAATAGAAGCTGGTCCGATCGTAGAGACGACGAAGGAAGAAATGAGGATCGCAGAGATTCTAATCGTTCCGACTCTGACCGCAAAGGTGGATTTGGCAACCGTTCCCGCTCTTTCGGTGACCGTGATTCAAAGCGATTTTCAGGCAATAGAAGCTGGTCCGATCGTAGAGACGGCGAAGGAAGAAATGAGGATCGCAGAGATTCTAATCGTTCCGACTCTGACCGCAAAGGTGGATTTGGAAACCGTTCCCGCTCATTCGGTGACCGCGACTCCAATCGATTTTCTAACAAACGACCTTGGTCCGATCGCGGCGAAGGTGAAGGAAGAAATGACGACCGCAGAGATTTTAACCGCTCCGATTCAGATCGCAGAGGTGGATATGGAAATCGTTCCCGTTCATTCGGAGATCGCGATTCCAATCGATCTCACTCCGACCGCAAAGGCGGATTTGGTAACCGTTCCCGCTCTTTCGGTGATCGCGATTCTAAAAGATACGATGATCGACGTGGTGGCCGTTCCTTTGAAGGTGGGCGTGACTCTCGATGGAAAAAAGGCGATGCCGATGGTGGTAAGTTAAGCTGGTCGCGCAATGCTGAAGTGAGTGGAGATACTGAGGCCGAAGAAGTAAGACTAAATCGTTTCATTGCTTCCAGCGGTATTTGTTCTCGCCGTGAAGCGGATAAACTCATTGAGCAGGGACTAATTACCATTAATGGTGAAGTAGTAACCCAGTTGGGAACCAAAGTGAAACGTGGAGATGAGGTTCGTTATGGTGGTGAAAAACTGCAATTCGAACGATTTGTCTACCTCATTCTCAATAAACCGAAAGATTACATCACCACTTCCGACGACCCAGGAGGAAGAAAAAAGGTGACCGATTTGATCGGTAAATCTGTACAGGAGCGTATTTATCCTGTAGGACGTTTAGACCGTCAGACTACCGGACTCTTAATGTTTACCAATGATGGTGAATTGGCCAAAAGGCTGACCCATCCGAAACATGGCGTTAAGAAAGTGTATCACGTTGTTACCGATACCCCTGTTACCAAACAACACATGGACGAGTTGCAGGCCGGTATAGAACTGGAAGACGGTACCGTACAGTTTGACCAGGTTGCATACGTGGGTGATGGACAGAATAAAAAGGAAATTGGCGTAGAGCTACACTCCGGTAAAAATCGGGTAGTTCGAAGAATGTTTGCCGCTTTAGGGTATGACGTTGTAAAACTCGATCGCGTAGCTTTCGCTGGATTGACCAAAAAGAAAATCGCACGAGGAAAATGGAGATTCCTGACCCAAAAAGAGATCAATTCTTTGAAGATGATTTCTTAA
- a CDS encoding YraN family protein: MAEHLHLGQKGETAALQYLIEQGYSIRAQNWKHGHLEVDLIANISDELVFVEVKTRSTDYFGHPAEAVTDSKKEHLYQAAEAYLEDEDEDWECRFDVIAVIINSKGVEIDHMPDAFGPEF, from the coding sequence ATGGCCGAACACCTTCATCTGGGTCAAAAAGGGGAAACGGCGGCATTACAATACCTCATTGAGCAAGGATATTCGATTCGAGCTCAAAACTGGAAACACGGACACCTGGAAGTTGATTTGATCGCGAATATTAGCGATGAGCTTGTATTCGTAGAGGTTAAAACCCGTTCCACCGATTACTTTGGGCATCCCGCTGAAGCCGTTACAGATTCCAAAAAAGAACATCTTTATCAAGCAGCAGAGGCCTACTTGGAGGATGAAGACGAGGATTGGGAATGTCGTTTTGATGTGATTGCGGTCATTATCAACTCTAAGGGTGTCGAGATAGATCACATGCCAGACGCTTTTGGCCCGGAGTTTTGA
- a CDS encoding CHAT domain-containing protein produces the protein MRRFKAAINLLAISLCLVISSSAWAQTEKMDKQASKKLEKTEKRYDHGEYHHAQVTTKRLMKKWRKKGYGTSQNYALFALYNVKYLEAIGNYFEVQDSLENALYYFSFNIKEDSSEYLNGLLLISDIYAHFGNQVLAYEYLVQADEFLHQSWDGDTSDATASNNSVDDTTAQEEPALDLPLTPESIQEDTTVVDTVLSGFMGLIKDNPSLDSNQVAMDSLTLDSLIQSNDTRIQSLSDSLEAMAGSEDSASMKRLVAALDSAKALSKDYAEIELPKTNVVPTPLVTQAEPVVEEAAEEEVQEEEASEEKRSLMQVKSDLSTNADSLLAFEIKRRMVTIQLDRGFFREVEYLIPELIGFQRSITKREFPNPDTTAKKSTIKLDKDEFKARQFRLAELYVLRADFYRERGDFSRASNLYYENERLIHDLVGKRSLPTIENEFGRAVMAENDGQLEKPYKEYKKIHARMLKIGISSHHKFFNEVAEKEIQSFIEADKDRKARHLFLKYKLDNMHKYGKTSVYYLNALMLENRFNNRKKRYKKAVKQEVKLKEGVAENVPDDHVSNLQFNDHFYDFYHRNHRVEEARIERETNVWIAKNNFGDNSPMHSIEQLKLAGFNVENEDLFEQSKQVYQDHFEDVIKYQLHEDHPLYIDFLRSYSKLKAYIDQYDEAYTISEQALKIAERKFGSSSELYGVILVDMSEINLQKGEFDQAEQQLEKATEVIRKQGTKKSLSYYMALKSLAGLYMVNGKFEKARDTYKKAYKLLKKSGEGGNENISSSEEMAELYITTGRYKGAEDILKSSIALNEKKYGTDHYRLVEPLSLYGKLYLITGDFIDAEKMVRRSMKISKTNLGDTSVAYMDNLALLAEVYVSMGNYDEAKNIYGDARKLIQKKFGNGNIREADILQKLAEVNFKSDDADLNVINAYLEEAKEIVTTNFNSSHPQYGELLEYQGKVYMLFGEHQKAEQTLADARTIWLELFGKNHLRTARNEMLTGDLEYLMGNFDKAVENYKDAAESYKSTFDDEHPGYIQARSNEAKSFYANGDFKNALVIYDETTDKYLDYLKKYFPSLSEKEKNTYWSSIKGDFEIYHSLAMNLDKQNQKAWNKVYDFRLATKAILLSSSTRLKERIVNSGDGDLIYRFQRYTEKKEMLTRGLAMSEEERIQNGINMPALEKEINGLEKELSEESEDFAKAFEQEEMNWKMVRKALNEGEYAMEIVRFRYFKTDFTDSIIYTGLILDQKSKKGPEVVLLDNGNKLESRYFKYYRNGIKYKAKDKYSYEQFWQDFDAKLEDNTTVFVSADGIYNQMNVETLKDSSGRFVIDKNNIYYVSNTRDIYHTRMDEDVEPYDNTTAAMFGNPEFAGSESNIDQENRVSSLEPLPGAEEEIKSINRLLARQNWRTTTFLGDEATEAEIKKVNSPRVFHVATHGFFMQEAQQDHASTNLKGDIADNPLLRSGLLFTGAGELLANNNIYDFNKKDGILTAYEAMNLNLDHTELVVLSACETGLGEVKSGEGVYGLQRSFIVAGSKNVIMTLFKVDDKVTQELMNDFYSNWLEGQDIRVAFQDAKKRIKEKYSEPIYWGSFVMIGL, from the coding sequence ATGAGGAGATTTAAAGCAGCTATTAACCTACTGGCTATTAGCTTATGCCTGGTTATTTCATCATCAGCCTGGGCGCAGACTGAGAAGATGGATAAGCAGGCCAGCAAGAAGCTGGAGAAGACAGAAAAGCGCTACGACCATGGTGAATATCACCATGCGCAAGTAACCACAAAGCGGTTAATGAAAAAGTGGCGCAAAAAAGGGTATGGAACATCCCAAAACTATGCCCTGTTTGCCTTGTACAACGTTAAGTACCTGGAGGCAATTGGAAACTATTTTGAAGTACAGGATAGCCTTGAAAACGCGCTGTATTATTTCAGCTTCAACATCAAGGAAGATAGCAGCGAATACCTCAATGGTCTGTTGCTTATCAGTGATATTTATGCGCACTTTGGAAACCAGGTTTTAGCCTACGAATACCTGGTTCAGGCGGATGAATTCCTGCACCAATCCTGGGACGGAGATACCTCCGATGCTACAGCTTCAAACAACTCTGTTGACGATACCACAGCCCAAGAAGAACCGGCTTTGGACTTACCCCTGACGCCCGAAAGCATTCAGGAAGATACCACCGTAGTGGATACCGTTCTGTCGGGCTTTATGGGATTGATCAAAGACAACCCATCCCTGGATAGTAACCAGGTGGCCATGGATTCATTGACCTTAGACTCTTTGATTCAATCCAATGACACACGTATTCAATCTCTATCGGATTCGTTGGAAGCTATGGCCGGAAGTGAAGATTCGGCCTCTATGAAAAGGTTAGTTGCGGCTCTGGATTCGGCTAAGGCTTTATCCAAAGACTATGCAGAAATTGAATTGCCCAAGACGAATGTAGTCCCAACACCTCTTGTTACCCAGGCAGAACCTGTAGTTGAGGAAGCTGCCGAGGAAGAAGTTCAAGAGGAGGAAGCTTCTGAAGAAAAACGCTCCTTAATGCAGGTGAAAAGTGACCTTTCCACCAATGCGGATTCTTTATTGGCCTTCGAAATCAAAAGGCGAATGGTTACCATTCAATTGGACCGCGGTTTCTTTCGGGAAGTAGAATACCTTATTCCCGAGTTGATCGGTTTCCAACGTTCCATTACCAAAAGAGAATTTCCTAATCCTGACACTACGGCTAAAAAGTCTACCATCAAGTTGGACAAAGATGAGTTTAAGGCTCGTCAATTCCGTTTAGCTGAGTTGTATGTACTGCGTGCCGATTTTTACCGGGAGAGAGGAGACTTTAGCCGGGCTTCTAACCTGTACTATGAAAACGAAAGACTGATCCATGACTTAGTTGGAAAGCGCTCTTTGCCGACTATCGAAAATGAATTTGGCCGTGCCGTAATGGCTGAGAATGATGGTCAACTGGAAAAGCCGTACAAGGAGTACAAAAAGATTCACGCCCGAATGCTGAAAATCGGGATTTCAAGTCACCACAAGTTCTTTAATGAAGTGGCAGAAAAGGAGATCCAATCCTTTATCGAAGCGGACAAGGATAGAAAGGCAAGACACCTATTCCTTAAGTACAAGTTGGACAACATGCACAAGTATGGTAAGACCAGTGTGTACTACCTCAATGCGTTGATGCTTGAAAACCGTTTTAACAACCGGAAGAAGCGTTATAAAAAGGCGGTTAAGCAAGAGGTGAAATTGAAAGAAGGTGTTGCCGAGAATGTCCCGGATGACCACGTTTCGAACCTTCAGTTCAACGACCACTTCTACGATTTTTACCACCGCAATCACCGAGTGGAGGAAGCCCGAATCGAACGGGAAACCAATGTTTGGATTGCCAAGAACAACTTCGGAGACAATTCTCCAATGCACTCCATCGAGCAGCTGAAATTGGCTGGATTCAATGTGGAGAACGAGGACTTGTTTGAGCAATCGAAGCAGGTTTATCAAGATCACTTTGAAGACGTAATCAAGTACCAGTTGCACGAGGACCATCCTTTGTACATCGACTTTTTACGCTCCTACAGTAAGCTGAAGGCCTACATTGATCAGTATGATGAAGCTTATACCATTAGTGAGCAGGCATTGAAAATTGCAGAGCGTAAGTTCGGTTCCAGTTCAGAGTTATACGGAGTGATTTTGGTAGACATGTCTGAAATAAATCTTCAAAAAGGAGAGTTTGATCAGGCCGAGCAGCAGTTGGAAAAAGCGACTGAGGTTATTCGGAAGCAAGGAACCAAAAAGAGCTTGAGCTACTACATGGCTTTGAAGAGCTTGGCTGGTTTGTACATGGTCAATGGAAAGTTTGAAAAGGCCAGAGATACTTATAAGAAGGCTTACAAGCTACTCAAGAAATCCGGTGAAGGTGGAAACGAAAACATCAGCTCTTCCGAAGAGATGGCTGAGCTCTACATTACAACCGGTCGTTACAAAGGAGCTGAAGACATTCTAAAGAGTTCCATTGCCCTCAATGAGAAGAAGTACGGAACGGATCACTACCGATTGGTTGAGCCCCTAAGTTTGTACGGAAAGCTTTACCTGATTACGGGTGACTTCATCGATGCTGAAAAGATGGTGCGTCGCTCCATGAAAATTAGCAAAACCAACTTGGGTGATACATCCGTGGCCTACATGGATAACCTGGCTTTGTTGGCTGAGGTATACGTGTCAATGGGTAACTACGATGAGGCCAAAAACATTTATGGCGACGCCCGAAAGCTGATCCAGAAAAAATTTGGAAATGGCAATATTCGCGAAGCTGACATTCTTCAAAAACTGGCCGAAGTAAACTTCAAATCGGATGACGCCGACTTGAATGTGATCAACGCCTACCTGGAAGAAGCCAAGGAAATTGTAACCACTAACTTTAATAGTTCGCATCCTCAATATGGTGAATTGCTCGAATACCAGGGTAAGGTTTACATGCTGTTTGGTGAGCACCAAAAGGCTGAGCAAACTTTAGCCGATGCTCGAACTATTTGGTTGGAATTGTTTGGTAAAAACCACTTGAGAACCGCCCGTAACGAAATGCTTACCGGAGACCTCGAGTACCTAATGGGTAACTTTGATAAGGCTGTAGAAAACTACAAGGATGCTGCTGAATCCTACAAGTCGACTTTCGATGACGAGCACCCGGGATACATTCAGGCTCGTAGTAATGAGGCCAAGTCATTCTACGCAAACGGTGACTTTAAGAACGCCTTGGTGATCTATGATGAAACCACTGATAAGTACTTGGATTACTTGAAGAAGTACTTCCCATCTCTTTCTGAAAAAGAAAAGAACACTTACTGGAGTTCGATTAAAGGTGATTTTGAAATCTATCACTCTTTGGCCATGAATCTGGACAAGCAAAATCAAAAAGCCTGGAACAAGGTGTACGATTTCCGCTTGGCGACCAAGGCTATTTTGTTGAGTTCTTCTACCCGTTTAAAAGAACGAATCGTGAACTCAGGTGATGGAGATTTGATTTACCGTTTTCAACGCTACACCGAGAAAAAGGAGATGCTAACTCGTGGACTCGCCATGAGTGAAGAAGAGCGCATTCAAAATGGTATCAATATGCCTGCTCTTGAGAAAGAGATCAACGGCCTCGAGAAAGAATTGAGCGAAGAATCAGAAGACTTTGCCAAAGCTTTTGAGCAAGAAGAAATGAACTGGAAAATGGTTCGCAAAGCCTTGAATGAAGGTGAGTACGCCATGGAAATTGTCCGTTTCCGTTATTTCAAAACCGATTTTACCGACAGCATTATTTACACTGGTTTGATCCTGGATCAGAAATCGAAAAAAGGACCGGAAGTGGTTTTGTTGGACAACGGAAACAAGTTGGAGAGTCGTTACTTTAAGTACTACCGAAACGGAATTAAGTACAAGGCCAAAGACAAGTATTCCTACGAGCAGTTCTGGCAGGATTTTGACGCCAAGCTGGAAGACAACACCACCGTTTTTGTGTCAGCCGATGGAATCTACAACCAAATGAACGTGGAGACCTTGAAGGACAGCAGCGGCCGTTTTGTAATCGACAAAAACAACATTTACTACGTAAGTAACACTCGGGATATATACCATACCCGAATGGACGAGGATGTGGAACCTTATGACAATACTACCGCTGCCATGTTTGGAAATCCGGAATTTGCCGGAAGTGAATCGAACATTGACCAGGAGAATAGAGTAAGTTCTTTGGAACCACTGCCCGGAGCAGAGGAGGAGATTAAGTCTATCAATCGTTTGCTGGCTCGTCAAAACTGGCGCACCACAACATTCCTGGGCGACGAAGCTACCGAAGCCGAAATCAAGAAGGTAAACAGTCCTCGGGTGTTTCATGTGGCCACCCACGGTTTCTTTATGCAAGAAGCTCAACAGGATCATGCCAGCACCAATTTGAAAGGTGATATTGCGGATAACCCCCTACTTCGTTCAGGCCTGTTGTTCACCGGAGCTGGAGAGCTTTTGGCCAACAACAACATTTACGACTTCAATAAGAAGGACGGAATCTTAACCGCTTACGAGGCGATGAACCTGAACCTGGACCACACCGAGTTGGTTGTACTTAGTGCTTGTGAAACCGGATTGGGTGAAGTGAAATCTGGGGAAGGTGTTTACGGATTGCAACGTTCCTTTATCGTAGCTGGATCCAAGAACGTAATCATGACTCTGTTCAAGGTGGACGACAAGGTAACCCAGGAGCTGATGAATGACTTCTATTCCAATTGGCTCGAAGGCCAGGACATCCGGGTAGCATTCCAGGATGCCAAGAAGCGGATCAAGGAGAAGTACAGCGAGCCCATCTATTGGGGTAGTTTCGTGATGATCGGACTTTAA